The nucleotide sequence ACTAGCTCATGAACGACTACAGAAGGTATGACCCAAGTTTCTGCTCTGTCCAATATATCCTCAGCTTCCTTGTGAAACTTTGAGTTCTCCACGAGGTCATAGATTAGTACGTTAGTATCAACTAAAATTTTCATGCATGCCTCTCTCTATACTTTCCTCTATATATTCTATGGTCATAAGTTTTTCAATCTTTATCCTAGGTCTCTTAGACTCTACCTTCTTCATCACTATTTTATCATTCTCTACGTACACCTCCAAAATATCACCCTCCTTAATTCCTAGGACGTTCCTCACAGATGAAGGTATCGTGACCTGGTAGTTCCTAGTAACTTTTACCTTCTCCACGCTAATACTATAACTTTAACTAATATATAAACTTATCTACTATCCCAAAATCGTGCTGACAATTTGAGGACAAGACTCGCCCAATTATTTCAAAAAATATCAATCTTCTACGGGTGTTAACTTATTTCTTTCAACTAATTTTGTAGATATGCTCAACAAGGTGTTCAACTCTTCTTCAGATAGTACACTGAGCTTTCTCCTCACTAAGGTCACGTATAGTTCTTCAATCCTCTTTAGGAGTTGTTTTCCTTGGTCTGTTATCTGAAGAGTAATAGCTCTCCTGTCCCTCTCACTCCTAACTCTTAGGACATATCCCCTCCTCTCAAGCCTATCAACAGCATATGTTATAGCAGATTTGGACACACCAAAAGTATGGGCTAATTTCACTGGGGAGTTAACACCCTTGGATATGGCATTAAGTATGCCTACATCTAAGGGAAGTAACTCGTTACCTAATTCTCGAGTTGCCTCCTTATGGAGTTGTTTATATAGAGTTGAGAGTAACCTAAGTATCTCAATTTCCTTTGCTTCAAGCTGAGCCATTTCCACCACCAGCCCTAGGCTGGTCTGCTATTTCTTCATACACTACTCTTTCACCCCTCATTATGGAGAATACTGCACCGATCAAGACTAAAGCTGCACCAATGTAAAATGAAACCCTCAATGCGTTCATAAACGGTGGAGCTATAGTCTCAGGGAACCAATAAGTACTAGTCAGTGTTGCAATTGCATTAGGACTTATTGTAGCTAAGAGCTGACTGGGCAATAGGGAGAGGATAGTGCCTATTGGGTTATAACCTAGGAAAGCTGCGAACAGTGCACTAGTCGCTGGAATCTTAGATAGCAGTGGTGCTAACTGTGGTGCCCCTGCTTGAGTTACTGCGTTTGATAAGGCTGTTGGTAAATTACTTATCAACACGCTTATGATTATGGTGAAGAACAGGGCCAGGCTAGCTGTTTGAGCGCTGTTCTGCAATGTAGTCCTCATACCTGAGGCAGCTCCTCTACTGTTTCTTGGCACACTGTTCATTATAGCAGCTATGTTTGGAGCACCGAACATTCCACTCCCTAGGCCAAGTACAAATATAGTTACAGCGAATTCAGGGTAATTGAAGTCATAGGGCAAAGTACTTAGCGCTAAGAACGCTGTACCTATAATTACTAGACCGACTGTCGAGATGTACTTTGCACCGTATTTGTCAGACAATGCACCGCTGATTGGTCCCATAATCACAAAGCCCAGCATCATTGGTAGTGTATAAACTCCAGCCCAAAACGGAGTGTCCTCATACTTATAGCCATGTAAAGGTAACCATATGCCCTGAAGCAGTATTATCAATATTATCATCACTCCTCCGAACGCAAATGAGAAGAGTATCTGAGACAATGAACCCATCAGAAATCCCCTTATCTTAAAGAGCTCTAACCTGAACATTGGGTACTTCACTTTCCTCTCTATGAACGGGAATGCTATCAGTAGTCCAGCACCAATAGCTAAAGCTGTTATTACATAAGGATTCGTCCATCCCATGGCACTACTACCGTAAGGCTCTAAGCCATAAGTTATACCCAGGAGGATTGATATTAGCCCTGCGGCAAAGGTCACATTACCGGGTATGTCTATCTTCTCCCCTCTACTTATCACTCCAGTCTCCTTTAGTTTCAGATAGCTCCATACTGTGCCAAGTAACCCAACAGGTACACTCACTAAGAACACATACCTCCAGTTTAACGTTGAAAGTATACCTCCCATAACTAAACCTATCAGTGAACCAGCTAACGCCGCTATTTGGTTTATACCTAAAGCCTTACCTCTCTCATTTGGCGGAAAAGCGTCAGTTATTATTGCTGCACTATTTGAGAAGAGGAAAGCTGCACCAATACCCTGTACAACTCTGAACACGATTAGCTCTAGTGCCCCCGTAGT is from Sulfolobus acidocaldarius DSM 639 and encodes:
- a CDS encoding AbrB/MazE/SpoVT family DNA-binding domain-containing protein, with amino-acid sequence MEKVKVTRNYQVTIPSSVRNVLGIKEGDILEVYVENDKIVMKKVESKRPRIKIEKLMTIEYIEESIERGMHENFS
- a CDS encoding MarR family winged helix-turn-helix transcriptional regulator, giving the protein MAQLEAKEIEILRLLSTLYKQLHKEATRELGNELLPLDVGILNAISKGVNSPVKLAHTFGVSKSAITYAVDRLERRGYVLRVRSERDRRAITLQITDQGKQLLKRIEELYVTLVRRKLSVLSEEELNTLLSISTKLVERNKLTPVED
- a CDS encoding MFS transporter, producing the protein MVQYKWIALSNTTIGVLMASINGTITLISLPAIFRGININPLNPSSFEYLLWILMGYNVVTAALLVTFGRLSDIFGRVRLYNLGFAIFTVGSILLYITPNQGTTGALELIVFRVVQGIGAAFLFSNSAAIITDAFPPNERGKALGINQIAALAGSLIGLVMGGILSTLNWRYVFLVSVPVGLLGTVWSYLKLKETGVISRGEKIDIPGNVTFAAGLISILLGITYGLEPYGSSAMGWTNPYVITALAIGAGLLIAFPFIERKVKYPMFRLELFKIRGFLMGSLSQILFSFAFGGVMIILIILLQGIWLPLHGYKYEDTPFWAGVYTLPMMLGFVIMGPISGALSDKYGAKYISTVGLVIIGTAFLALSTLPYDFNYPEFAVTIFVLGLGSGMFGAPNIAAIMNSVPRNSRGAASGMRTTLQNSAQTASLALFFTIIISVLISNLPTALSNAVTQAGAPQLAPLLSKIPATSALFAAFLGYNPIGTILSLLPSQLLATISPNAIATLTSTYWFPETIAPPFMNALRVSFYIGAALVLIGAVFSIMRGERVVYEEIADQPRAGGGNGSA